In Clostridium omnivorum, the DNA window CGCAATTTGTATTCGAAATATTGTGTACAAATAAAGGATGGCCCGTAGCCAAAAAACACTATTTTTTCGTGAGAATTCATAATTTCTATAAATTCATCAACTATTGCTTCGTCAAAATCATCAATAAATTTCTTTAATCTTTCCAGTTCTTCATATGGCTTCTTATGAACTATTTCTTTTCCATACAAAAAGTCTATATACTGCTTATAATTATTAAAACCTAACTTTTTTACAAATTTAGAGATTTTAGATACTGAACACTCACAGACTTCAGCAGCCTGGTTAATTGTAATTGGTGGATTATCCTTTGAAAAAGCCTGAAGCTTTTCATAAATTTGCATTTCTAATGGATTCAGTTTGTTTATATTCACATTTATCATAGTTTTTAATAGATTATATATCTACTCCTTATTTTACTAAGTAAAAAACAGTTACTTGTATTTTGATTTTAGCACTTGTAAAAGTGTTAGTAAACCCTATAGATAAATTAAAATGAGAATGATTACAATATAGCGATGTGGAAAATTTTCCGAATAAGTAATGAAAATAATAAAAAAATAAAAAATTTTCCGAAAAAATATTGACTCTTGTCCATATAAATAGTATTCTAAAATTGTAGAAGAAATTAAGCAAAAAAAGGTAGGAGGAATATAGATGGATAAAGAAAAAGTATTAGTTGATTTAAAAAACATGTTGTTAGAAGAGCAAATCAATACAAATTATGATGATTTATATGATGCAGCAGCGGACAGATATAAAAAATACGCAAAGGCTAAAAAGGTATTAGATGTTCCAGTGCCTACAGCAATTGTATATCCAAAATCTGTAGTAGAGGTAAGAAAGCTTTTGGTTTACTGTAATGAAAACGGTATCAACGTAATTCCTAGAAGTGGTAAAACAGCAACTGAAGGCGGTTTAGAGAACTGGAAGGAAATAGCCATTGTCATCGATGGTAAAAATCTTAATAAGATCATAAAAATAGACCCTTATAATATGGAAGCAACAGTACAGGCAGGTGTACCACTGCAAGTATTAGAGGATGAGCTTAGAAAAATAGGATATACAGCTGGTCATTCCCCACAATCAAAACCAGTGGCTCAATATGGTGGACTAGTAGCAACTAGAAGTATAGGACAATTCTCCACTCTATATGGTGGA includes these proteins:
- a CDS encoding MurR/RpiR family transcriptional regulator: MINVNINKLNPLEMQIYEKLQAFSKDNPPITINQAAEVCECSVSKISKFVKKLGFNNYKQYIDFLYGKEIVHKKPYEELERLKKFIDDFDEAIVDEFIEIMNSHEKIVFFGYGPSFICTQYFEYKLRMATNKFVIAVQDEISAENLLDENSLLVIFSATGKFRSFEEIHNFSKEKKNDILLIVEEYNAELLSSFDKIFWLSKYPQPEDLKPYEKSRTVFFIFIEEVIQRIISNNKQEKINQQNQLEAEKE